From Punica granatum isolate Tunisia-2019 chromosome 1, ASM765513v2, whole genome shotgun sequence:
AGGGTGCTTAGGAGCTGGATAATACGGCAAGCGTGGTACgtctggaaaaaaaaaagttaacaCCACCAAGCACAGGTAAAATTTTCCAGCAAGGCACAAACCTCAAACTATCATTTAACCAAAGGTCCACAACTCAGAAACCCAACAATCGAAAAAGATCAAACGTTGTCCAGATAAAAAGATAAGCAAACTCAAACTGCCCCAACAGACAAAAAGAATCAACATCACATATTGCTCCGGACTTCCTAGGACAACCATTGAACATGTAAGTTCATCTGATCAGTACATTTGAGATAATGATTCATGCTAACATAGCCGCGATAATTATTTACCAAGGAATTATATTGAGCAAACCAAATTGAAAACTTTATCCAAAGGGAAATAACAAATCAGACAATGCTTCCTAACGTCTTGGATTACTTTCCAATAATATATCCACGCATGGATCATCATGAAACATCAGCTAATCCTCCACAGAAACACCCAAAAGGCCAAACATCTAGCAGCAGATCGAGAAACCCTAATTCACTCCCACAAACACGCAACGGGCAGATCAACACCAACGAACGACAGATCGTGAGCACGGAAACCATATGAGATGAGGAGACTCATGAACCCGAAATTGGCGGCAAATACATACTCAACATGCGTCGCTCAGCACATAGATCTGAATAACATcggaaaaagtgaagaaatcAATCGGATCGGGATCAAAACAACAGGGGAATTACCTGATCCAAGGTTCAAAGGCTCGATCGAAGGAAATTTAGCGGATGAGCAAGAGAGAGGAAACCCTAATTCGATAACTTTGAGcacgctctctctctctttgcctctctctctctctctcggtagGAAGTCCTGTTCGCCTGCAAGGAGAGAGAGTGGGCGGATAACTTCCGCTTTTGCGCGATATATATTTAGGGCcgccaccgaaaaaaaaacattaacgAAGATAAATATTCTGCCATACCGGGAAAAAAATGACAGTTATGCCTTTTACTTTGGGAACTATGGTATGCCGAATCCAATTGTTTCGGACCTCGATTAATTCGGTTCGAGTCGAATTGGCTCATTAAGAGTAAAATTCTCTCATTGTGAATAACAAATTCGAACCTAATATCTTGCTTCAAGAGAACCAGTGTCGAGCCGATTAAATCAATTTACGTTCacaaaattttacttttttaaaagtaGCAAttctaatttcaatttttttagaattttctcCAGTATTATAATTGGAAAGTGAATTTTAGACAAATAATATAAGAAGTTATAAGACAATTGAATTGGCATTATAAAATTAGCCCTTGTGCACGCGCAAAGGTCATCTCTTTATGGTTTGTTTTTAGTCGGCTTTTCatatcctttttgttttttttaataaatagtaGATGAGATGATGGAGGAGATccttgagaaaataaaattgtgacTATTAAGGTAAAATAGGAGAGATTTTAGTAATTCCGGTATACAATAAAGTTCAACAGGAAAAATAGTGAGGgctataaaatgaaaatttcaaaagataagataagattatatatagatatataatattttttagattagaaaattttaagatgagatgagataagaaaaaatatatattgagaaaaaaaaaatatatatatatatatataatacaaaataCCTTTTAAATTGGAAAATTCAATTGGATCGGGAGTTTCAGTTCAATTACTATATACCAATCTGGACTTTCTAGTTTCTAACCATGTACCAATCTTGAGAACTGGCCACAGGACTGCTTATGATCAGTCCCAATCCGAACTCTTGGTCTAATACGAGTTATCAATACATGGAAATTGATCTGCCCATGGTTATCAAGCACGGTTTTTTCATCTTATGAATGGAAAGCTTGGGTTGAACCGGAGAATTGATCGATCGATTGATCTTCCTCTTAACTTTTTATGGGATAAAGATAAGAAGCAACTTTAACATCGACAATTCGTTCGATCATTATTAGTTTAAACTCAGGCAGGTACATATATTTAAACAATCAAACTACCAAGATCACCAACTCGAAAGAGTGACAAGCTGTTTAGAAAAGTCAGAAAGAGGCAATTTGGTCATCATTACAAGTTCATATAATAGTAAACTCTCGTTGATACGAGTCATGGAGCAACTGCTACATTAAATATGCGCTTCTTGTAATCGCGAGAGACAGGTATCATGCTTATTAGGTAGAAAGTTCTGTTCGAGAAATCAGAATCCCATCCGTGTCAGCGAAGAGCCACTCCCCGTCGCTGATCCTTGTCCCAGCGATTGTTATGGGGACGTGCTTCTCACCGATGCCCTTCTTATTGGCCTTCATCGGGTGGGATGCCAGAGCCCTCACCCCAATGTCGCAGCCATTGATCTCATCGACGTCCCTGATGCATCCATTCACCACGATGCCAGCCCATCCGTTGTTCTGTGCCTGCACCACTGGATTTCCCCCGAGAATAGCGCAGCGGAGGCTCCCTCCTCCATCAACCACAAGGACTCGGCCGTTCCCTTTCTCCTCGAGGAACTCCCTGACCAGGACGTTGTCCTCGAAGACCTTAAGGGTCACCACCGGGCCCGAAAAGACCTGGCGGCGCCCGTAGATCTGGAAGATAGGCTGGAGGGCCCGCAGCTCTCCGCTCACGATCAGCTGTGGGTTTGCATCGCAGACTTCAGCAGTAGTGACCAGAGCCATTCCCGTTTCAATCACCTATTTTAATGGTAGCTGAAAGACTTAAAACAGCTTACCATATGCATATTCACATACACATATAGTCCAATTGTAGATAATTCCAAATCAACAGCAAATACCATAATATCCTTCTTAACTATCTATAGTCTGCTGAGGCTGATGAATAAGTTATTACTAAATACTAATTACGGACCCAAGATGATACGAGGGAGAAACTGACAGCATTAACATCAAGAGATGATCCACTAAAGATTACTGGTGATAGCATGAACCGAACACAAATGAAACATGGATTAGTCTTTggccaaaaggaaaaaaaacaaagattaATCTCAAGAACATTCCAACAGAAGCAACTATTACACGAAGATATTagcattttttccttttaagaaCACGGAAAGGGAAAACTTTAAACGGAAACTAATTCTTAGACAAACAAAAGAATACAGAAAGAAACCGGAACTTAGTTGCATAAACTGCTTCAGCAAATTTCCTTTCTTGAATTCATTTAAATGACTTTGTAAGAGCCGGTAATGCAATCTCACATGATTCTGCCAAGCACATTATCCGTTACGAACGAGAACAAGATTTCGTTTCTCCCCGAAAGTAGCAAAATAAACTAAAAGATGCGCAGAAAAGTAACACGGACAAGTCCTGTCATGCATCAGCATGCCTAAACTGCCAAAGTTTCCAAAAGAATAATCAAACCCCAACATTCATGATACTGCATGCTAAAGGCAAGGCCATTTCCCCACCTATCATAACCTCTCGCATGTTATGTAGCGGTACCTAATCGAAGACCTCCGTGTTACATAATCAGAAGCAAATTACGCCAAACCAAACGATATCAAAAACGATATGAAACCAGCCATCACTAATAAAACCAATCAAACAATCACTCAACAGAGATGTGAAACAAATGAACAATGAACCAATCAAACGTCCTCCAGTTGACGTTTTCCACGGCAAACAAAACAGCTCATTCTTCCACGGAAAGATAAAGAACCAATCTAGAGCTACGGCGGATCCACAACACCACCAATCCAGTAACAGTACGTCCAACAGCACATAGATCGCAAGGAAATGAATGATTCACAGACAAGGAGGAAACGACCGGACCGAAAGGAATTGACCGGCGAGCTTACCTGATCTCAGAGTCAAGGTCTTCGAATGAGCGAGCGAGATCGAGCCGGGATTCTCTGTCTGGATACTTTATAGCTGAGCAGCACGCTGGGCTCCACTCtctcccactctctctctctctctctctctctctctctctctctctctctcaagtcAGAAacagagaggagagaggaCAAATGTGGCTGTCAGATTGTTATGTTTGCAGTATAGTCTCTTTAGTTCTTGTTTTTTACATATTTACCCACATATTTTACAAGTGTGTCTCAATGTAGTCCCCCTTGAATGGGCCGAAAAGATTAGAACAGCCAGGAGGCCCATAAATCAGGATCCGCCCATGGGCCGATGCATCAGACTTGTTTTACTCGCTCTCGTCTCAGCCTGCCTTTCCTCGCGTCGGTCCCAATCGCGAACTTCATTTTCGTCGGACAACAGATCAGCTGACCTCATCTCTGCTCAGCTCACGGGCACGAAACTCGATCTCCAGTCCAGGCCGATGTCTCGAGTTGTTGGTCCTCGATCGGGCGACGCGATCTTTGCCAGCGTCGAGCGCGTGGTGAGCTGAACTCGCTTGGATTTTCTTTTAGAAAGTTTCGATTTTGCTCCGGATTTGGTCGGTCGCCGTGTCGGAAGTTCCGGCGGATGGAAACTCCGATGTTGCTGCTTAGCTCAGGAACTTTATCTCGAATTTCTGAGGAAAGTGATGAGTGGTCCTCGGAATCCTTGTGCTTtaggaggaaatgaaaaggttTAGCTTTGGAAGTTCTATGAAAGCAATAGTCTTAGCTGATAGAGCTTGGTCTTCCTGTTTGAATCGTCAATCGTTTTGGAGCTATCAGTGTTTCTCTGAATTCCTTCACTGAGTAAAACTTCTAGAAATTCGAGAAATTTACTGTTCACTTGGGGATTTTGCCATTCTGGTGGCATTGTGCTGCGTTTTGTCTGGTCCTTTGGAGGAGATTACTTGATGAAACCGTTTGTTGCAGAATGCAGAACTGTTTACATTGACATATGGGGCAATTGTGCGCCAGTTGCTGACTGATCTGGAGGAGGTTGATGAAGTCAACAAGCAGCTTGATCAAATGTACATGTTTTGTTCGATTAGATTGCATATTGAGTTCCTCGGTTAGATATTCATATTTTTGACTGCTTTTAGTTTATGTTGTGTTAACtgtcatatatatttctcgATTTACATTCTCCCCTTTAGTTAGTTGTGTTGCtagcattttcattttatcttCGACCATCTTGGAGTCTTCTTAGTGTTCTGTAATCTGTCACCATCTCTTGTTTAGGTCCTTGATAAAAATTATAGAAGGAACATTCTTTAGGATTCCTATGGAGAGGTTTCTGCAGGAACTTCTTTTGAGAGTATCTAATCTTACATTTGCAAGTTTGTGATTGAAAAGCTTATATATGGAGTCATAAAAATTCTTTGGGGCTGATTTTTAATGATCAAATTTTATCACGCATATATAtcctaaaatatatatctgaGAGCAATagaaattttccttttgtcgGATATTACTTATAACAATAAAGGAAAcatatttgtttgatatttgtGATGGTGATTGTGGTCTATTGGTCCAATCAAAAGCAGGATATTAGCGTTCTATTTATGGGTGCATGTCCGTGCAATTTCACTAATTGGTATTGGtagcaaaatatatgcattgTTTGGACGATGAATTGTAGAGTGTAAACTTTTTGCGAGATTGATGATTCAAAAGCTTTGCTTATAAAAAGGTTGGTTGGGAGTGTAAACTTTTGGTGCAGTGAGGATGTTGAAAGGATATATGTGTCCTTAGACATAGTTGAAAGTCTTTCTTGTTCTTGTGTGTTGCCTTTGGTTtgtgtacatttattctgtttTCGTGGTGCTTAGGTAGTGAAACTCTCTTATATGCCACTGCCAAAATATTTATCTGTGTCATGGATAGCATATGTTGGTCAACAGCTTTCGTGCTAATATATGGCATCTACCAAATTTCTGTTGTTGTTTTAAGCATGAATAAGATAAACCTTCCTGACTTCCTAGTTCCTACCCATTTTCACAGGGGCTACAACATTGGAATCCGGCTAATTGATGAATTTCTGGCGAAATCTAATGTCACCAGATGTGTTGACTTCAGGGAGACAGCTGAAGTGATTGCAAAGGTTTGTCTCTCCTTTTCAACTAGATCTGCTCTAAATCTTTGCTTTGCTGCATAAGCTGATATATGTCAATGCCTGAAGTTCTTAAATATTCTTCTCCACTATCAAGGCATTACCAAAAATCATTAGATTGAAATGGGCTTGAGTTGAGCCTGTACAGTTTGCCTTGAGGTCGTATTCCTTTTAGTGTGGAGCCATTTCTTTGTTGGTAATCTGTATCCCAATGTGCAGCATGTGTTGTTTCTTGGTGATTGAAATTCATTTGCAGAAATAGGAGATTGGTAAAGGATGAGTGTCCATTACCAAATTATGGCATAGCAGCTGCCCATGCAAAAGAAGACATGCTTCTATTTTGTAATAGTACTGTATGCATCAGTTGCATGTACTGATTGATGGGCGGTTAGCTCAAGGACTGTGATTCTGGCATGTGGCAAGTATAGTTTAGAGGTACAAAGTAATCGTATAAAAGAGGACATGCTTCTCTTTGGTTATTCCCTTCAACTTTCACATAATAACCATCTCTCTTCACTTGAATATAAAGTTGTCGCGGCAACTGTGTTTTGTGAGGAAAGATGGAACATGCTTATCTGTGCAGTCTTGATCACGAGTTCCTGTGCAGGTGGGTTTTAAAATGTTCTTAGGGGTTACGGCCTCTGTGACCAATTGGGATGCTGATGGGACCTGTTGCAGTATCGTATTGGAGGACAATCCCCTCGTGGACTTTGTTGAGCTCCCAGATACCTGTCAAGGACTGTACTATTGCAACATCCTAAGTGGAGTCATTAGAGGAGCCTTGGAGATGGTAAGTCCCTTGTAGTTCTACATTTCAGACATCTTGTTCCTGTCATAATACGAGAAATcaagtgtgtttggttttagagttgagttgagttgagttgagttttgattttaatttgtttgtaatgattgtgatgttgaattatgagaaaaagtgaaaataaaaaaagtaatgattatattgttgaattgtggaaaaagtaatgaataattgaaataatttattattaaaaattgaattgaatggttaaaaaaattgaagaaaaatgaaaaagtaataattgtgttgttgacttttattgtgtagtgaatagagttaaatttagagttaaaatcttaaaatcagattgcCTTCTTGTGGACAAATGATATCTTATGGCATAGAGCATGTAGCCACCAATCTTCGGTTTCTCTGCCATTTGTCTGAAATACAGAGGGGAAGAACGTAAAAACTTTTGACCTGCTCTTGTTTTCCGATTTAATGAGTTTTAATGGGGCATTCGTGGTTTTCAGGTGTCCATGAAAACTGAAGTTACTTGGCTTCGGGATATGCTTAGAGGAGACGACATTTTCGAGTTGCAGGTGAAACTTCTGAAGCAAGTCCCCGAGGAATACCCATACAAAGACGATGAATGAGGTTCTCCTTCGCTCCTTTCTAAGTATATCTATCACGCACACCGACTTGTATGTATGCAGTTTGTGATTCTTTCCCTTAATCCTCTAGTAAACTTTCAAGAATGGATAGCTTAAAAGTTCTTTATGGTGGGGAGTGTATTGGAAATTTTCATTCGTAGTGTTATGTTATGAAACACTTCGACTCGATAGGTCCGAGCAGCTTAGTCCTGGCAATCTACTCATCTTGACAATTCTTATCAACTCAATTGAATCATCTCTTTCTTCATTGGCCCGTTACCCATTCTGATTTTAATCttaatcataatttttctcGTCATGACAAGACTTATGGAATAAATGAAGTGTTATTCCGATCTAATCATTCAATCAATTAGCCTAATTGTGTAGGGAAATTAGTTGTTCGATGTGATGCTTCATTTTCATCCAAGTCACTACTGCGTCAGCTACTTGGTGAAAATCCAACACGTGAAGATAAACGATTGGGCAGAACGTCAAGTTCGTTGGTTAATATCCAAATTGAAACGTCATTCTATCTATTGAGCAGAGCAAGCCGCCTTCCTTAATGTCTCCCTGACGTCATCATAAAATCATGCACCTGCACCTCCTGATGGTTACTCGAAACAGGTCAGGGATTTGTGATGCCTGATGCGTTTGCACCGTGCTGAGCATTGTTGCTGCCTAAAATTACGCGGTATGAGCACGGGCGACCTTTGAATAGGCTGCGCGGCACGACAGGACAGGATGGCAACGCAAGTATGAGCTGATAAAGCACGGCCAGGAAAGGTTGCATTGGCAGGTTTATTGGGGCCGTCATGGCGTCTCACAGAACAAAAAGTGATACCGAAAAGTGGCATTGGCCACTGTCCTCCACAATCCGGGAAACAtcaggaaattaaaaaaaaaaaaaagaacttaaaCGAGAAATCAATTGGACTATAATTAATCTAAGATGATGAGATTTATTTGATGGCCTCTCAAGCAAATGATGAGTACATCCGATCGTGCTCGTGGGTCGTGCCAAAGTCATGTAGGCCAGGCACATGTACATCCCGTTTATCGATTGCATCTAAGGGGACGAATAACCCATTCGTGGGAACAGTGCATTAACACTCGGCGCGACTCTTGCCGACTGCACCAAGTGCATCACCTGATGTCTTGAGTGAGGACTAAACATAAATGAATCTGACAGTATTTGGTGGGACAAGAATTGAGGTAATTACAGTTAGCAGGGAATTACAATTGATAAATCCTAGATCGGTTGTATCCAATCATATTGATTCCAGAAGCTGTAGCTTTCTAATTTACATCAGCAAAAGAAACccgaaaaatttataataaaaaatggttTTGTGCTTATATAACCCTAAGAAATCTTAGAAAAGCCCATTGGGCTTTCTTTTTCGGCCGTCATTGTGGACTTCCGTCAGCACTCACTTTCCCTTTTCGTGGCTATTGCTATTTGCTCTTAAATCATGGGTTGTTCTCGACTTATTATCAATAACATTTTTCGTATCGGGTGGGTCTCACCCTACTCTATAAGTGCTTTCCGTGGGTCCAAAATCTTTGTACAACACATAAAGTCGACAACTGTTTTTTATCGATCGCAGCGCACCTCATGGTTACCTAAGACTCTTCTTAAAGTACAGTGGATCTTCAAGTGCAGGGCAGTTGGTTTGGGGGCGTTTCTTGGGCATTTGTCATCCAGACAGGCTGTTGGTCGTTGTGGACGCGAAGAATAAGGGATTGTTTGATGTGCAGTTTGTCTTGCCAGAAAATCTTTCGAACGTTGCTGCAAGAGCAGTCGGTAATTCCAATAAGGCAGTAAACACGGAGAGGGTTGTGAGTAGACCTGCTTGTGAGTTGCGGTGGATGGCACAATTTTGAGTGTCCTGCAACGTCTTTGGGAGAGTTTTTATTTGACTATACTATTTGCTATGCCTGTCCTTCGTATTTCTaagttactttttttttttacctgaCTTTgatccctttctttttttgtcatAAGAGATGTCATTGGGTTTAGTATaagaatataaattaaagtaaaataaagGAGTATATAAATCCCGCTAACGAgaattgaacaaaaaattattatgttttgtttggttttagaatttaGTTTTAACTCTATTTCACTTAActccatttattttcaattcaacagcacaattattactttctctaaattattcattactttttcacaatattttttataattcaacaatccaattattacaatccaattaaataaatatatctatatatatacaaagttTTAATAGAGTTGAGCTAATCCCAAACAAGGCGTTAGGCTTTGTGATGGAGCGGTGTTTAACTCCACTCCATTcctattataaataattatatttaagggaaaaaataataaatagttaagagaaaataatgattgtattattaaattgtgaaaaaaataatgaatgattaaggaaaattaatattaaaaaataaattgaatgattaaaaaattaaaataataataataatgttattaaattaaaaataagtggaatgaagtaaaaagaaaatcaaaatcaaacatgTCCGTAATTTCGAATCGGCcactataaaaataaaaagtaaaaacacTGTGGATCTGTTTGAAAACGACAACATGAGATGTGGATGTGcgaagaagaaaatgaggTTAGGTGGGGCCTCACCTAATTTCGGAGGAGGAAAGATTTGACATCACGACAAGTCGATTGGTAAGGAGGGGCACCTGGCAGCTCCCCATTTGAGTGCCGACATCACTTATGACCAATTAGCTCCCCCATGACATTCCCCACATTCTCGACACTTCACGACACTATATCGATTTGGCAGGGATAGATCGATTGGGGACTGGAGTGGTAATCGTtctcttaaaattttaacgttatataaaataatataaatcgTTCCCTCAAAATCCTAGATCCGTCCCTGGGTGCCGGTTGGCCCACTGAGCATACATAATAGGTGCATCATAACACATATCAGTAGTAATGATGCTAAGGACGGCAATCCCCCTTACATGGCTAGTGACTCCCGCTTTCTGGTAGAacatcttaatttggtaatggGGCATAATTGTAGCAATAGGAAaatgcaaagaaagaaaatggagaACTCCGATGTTCCCAACTAAAAATACTGTCTCGATTAGTCACTTTAAAAGTCGCGTTTTAATGCATAATGTTTCGATTAATTTCTTTAgccttttttaatattattaattatctaaaaaacacaaacatttcatattttattaattatagcacgaacttttttcTTGACCTAAAAATACACGAACTGTCaatttaatatcaattttagcATGTCTCAACTTTTCGGTTATTTTAAACGAGAATCCATGGTCACACCCTTCAATAGAGGTAGCTGACGACCTTATAGGGAAGGCGATGGGCATCGATGAGGCCCTCAATGtctgaatttaaaaaaagaaaaagtaaaatctaaaaaagaatgaatgaGGTAGGTGGTGAAAGTCTCATCGGTAGACACAATCTCCTTAATTAGGGTCACCAGAGACATTTGACGTCATGGTAACCCCGATTAGGCAAGCAGTGGTTGTCGTTGAGACTCGCCGTTTGAAAAAATGGAAGCCGTGCTAAcattgatatcaaattgatagtttgtgtatttttaagtcaagaaaaaaatgtccgtactaaaattgataaaacaagaaaattttgtgttttttaaGCAATTAACCGTTTTTTAATATGATTACCAATTTAGATTCATTAAACCTGCATAAGTCTATCGATTCAGATAAATGGTCCATATCGCACGCATGGGGGCCTCCCTATAAAATCTACCCGACCAAGTTACTCATGGATCTTGCGCTAATCCCTAGCTcggttttttttaaaaaaaaataatcccCATATATtctcattaattattttcttctaaTTGTATATATGACCGCGGAAGTACATCATGGTCTTTTTAAGTCTTTTTTCCTATCCAATATGATAGCACATATCACATAGTAGATAGTTTATTCAAGCAGTTAACTAATTCGCACAGCAATAAGCTATGCGTCTATGGCCTTCTTATCAGCAATACACGGCCACCTTTCCGTAGGTTAGTCGTCCAAGTTTAACTGCCATGGCCGGATATACTGTTATATATCGAAGTCCTCCGACCTCCATCTCCTTGATTTTCGTTGCAACTAGAAATCAGGAAATGGCACAGTCTCGAGTGGGCataaatggaatgaaaatCATATAGGCTTGCGAAATAATAACTCATAAGGACTCTTTCCTGACAAGATCGGTGTACGAGTGCGATTAATCATATGAGCAGCAGCAAAAACACGTCCACCCTACAATTTAACTGGTACACCACTCGAAAGAGCAGAGATTGAGCCACATTAAGTATATGTCGAATCTAGCCGTAATATATAAATGCGCATCCACAAATTGTATGATATTAAGTCGGGAATGTCCTTTGTTATTAGTTGAAATATGATACACAGTAAATGAGAATGAGTCGAAGGGACAATATTGTTCATTTAACATTAATCGacattatttttgtttctttttaaaattttatctccaactctctctctctctctctcttttctcacccttaattttttgttctttGATTCTATCAcattattctttttccttttttaaaatttatctcTAGCTCTTActtcttgtattttttatcacttaatttttttcctcgtCCAAATCAATAATCTATCCACGAACATattggaaaaattattatagcGTGAACACGATAATCTATCCACGAacatattgaaaatattattatagtgCGTGGTACACGCTGATAGAGTCTAATacatattcattatttttcgtAGAAATTTCTGATTTATTCTCTATAGAGCAAAtataaaaatcttttttttatagaaatattcatcattatttttatttatgcaaaaaatctctttttattctgttacaaataaaaatcaattttttattacaaaaagaAACTT
This genomic window contains:
- the LOC116213538 gene encoding trafficking protein particle complex subunit 3-like, whose product is MGRCIRLVLLALVSACLSSRRSQSRTSFSSDNRSADLISAQLTGTKLDLQSRPMSRVVGPRSGDAIFASVERVNAELFTLTYGAIVRQLLTDLEEVDEVNKQLDQMGYNIGIRLIDEFLAKSNVTRCVDFRETAEVIAKVGFKMFLGVTASVTNWDADGTCCSIVLEDNPLVDFVELPDTCQGLYYCNILSGVIRGALEMVSMKTEVTWLRDMLRGDDIFELQVKLLKQVPEEYPYKDDE
- the LOC116213543 gene encoding putative 4-hydroxy-4-methyl-2-oxoglutarate aldolase 2; translated protein: MALVTTAEVCDANPQLIVSGELRALQPIFQIYGRRQVFSGPVVTLKVFEDNVLVREFLEEKGNGRVLVVDGGGSLRCAILGGNPVVQAQNNGWAGIVVNGCIRDVDEINGCDIGVRALASHPMKANKKGIGEKHVPITIAGTRISDGEWLFADTDGILISRTELST